One genomic segment of Acidobacteriota bacterium includes these proteins:
- the tatC gene encoding twin-arginine translocase subunit TatC — MSDEKTTASSAADDTHDEGLQMSFLDHLDELRMRIIRSVVGISICFAVCFIFAKQIYHFLEVPVKQQLRRARIEEQKNGLSVPLAEIKEGETLNYTFLQETALGGVRIQQGTTIPVKAVAHDGQLALVLERRWAIGNAVIPAGKLITEIITEGERANVYGEDDKLILRSVTGAFLLYVQVALYTGIALAIPFLLYQIWAFISPGLYQHEKKYITPVMMMAAVFFTLGATFAYKIAFPAACQYLLAWQTDGGFRTLLDAEDYFNLIIMIMLGLGIVFQIPTIAFLLGRIGLITPRLMLKVWRHAIVIIAILAAVLTPTPDAFNMMVFMLPMLGLYFLSVGIVWIFGKPRQTDAEVAAALAQSE; from the coding sequence ATGAGCGACGAAAAAACAACGGCGTCGAGTGCGGCTGATGATACCCACGACGAGGGCTTGCAGATGTCCTTTCTGGATCACCTGGATGAATTGCGTATGCGCATCATCCGGTCGGTCGTCGGCATCTCGATCTGCTTTGCGGTCTGTTTCATCTTTGCCAAGCAGATTTATCATTTCCTCGAAGTGCCCGTAAAACAGCAACTGCGCCGGGCGCGCATCGAGGAGCAGAAGAATGGTCTCAGCGTGCCGCTCGCCGAGATCAAGGAAGGCGAGACGCTCAATTACACTTTCTTGCAAGAAACCGCGTTGGGCGGCGTGCGCATTCAGCAGGGCACGACCATCCCGGTCAAAGCCGTCGCGCACGACGGCCAATTGGCCCTGGTGCTGGAACGCCGCTGGGCCATTGGCAACGCGGTGATCCCCGCCGGCAAGCTCATCACCGAAATCATCACCGAAGGCGAGCGCGCCAATGTTTATGGCGAAGACGACAAGCTGATTTTGCGCAGTGTGACCGGCGCGTTTTTGTTGTATGTGCAGGTCGCGCTTTACACCGGCATTGCGCTGGCGATTCCGTTTTTGCTCTATCAAATCTGGGCTTTCATTTCACCGGGCCTATACCAGCACGAAAAGAAATACATCACGCCGGTGATGATGATGGCGGCGGTGTTCTTCACGCTGGGCGCGACCTTCGCCTACAAGATCGCCTTTCCGGCGGCGTGCCAATATCTATTGGCCTGGCAGACCGACGGCGGCTTCCGCACGCTGCTCGATGCCGAAGATTACTTCAACCTGATCATCATGATTATGCTCGGCCTAGGCATCGTCTTTCAGATTCCGACGATTGCGTTTTTGCTGGGGCGCATTGGCCTGATTACACCCCGTTTGATGTTGAAGGTCTGGCGGCACGCCATCGTGATCATCGCCATTCTGGCCGCCGTGCTGACGCCGACGCCGGATGCGTTCAATATGATGGTGTTCATGCTGCCGATGCTGGGCCTGTATTTCTTGAGCGTGGGCATCGTTTGGATCTTTGGCAAACCGCGTCAGACCGATGCCGAAGTGGCGGCGGCGCTGGCGCAGAGCGAATAG
- a CDS encoding VWA domain-containing protein: MKFRWLTLSAVFGLALGFAVQAQQQQQQQDQQKQKQDEAAQDVISLETNQVLLNATVTDLSDKFVRGLRRQHFRLFEDKQEQHIVGFGVEESPFAAAILLDCSGSMEQKMTLARAACTSFVDGIREGDQFAIYSFGGTTVKQIQPFGEVRDVSDLVWDLRAKDNTPMYDAIVKAADDLRERAEKRRAILLVSDGGDSTSRASLDEAVRRAAAANVTIYCVDLSDRGVFHVTPRDNGAEVMKTLAAKTGGRFFTTPAGRELKDAFAQTVEELRNQYTLAYEPTNEKKDGKWRTIEVQLTTPQYKVRARQGYYAPKEKK; the protein is encoded by the coding sequence ATGAAATTTCGGTGGTTAACTCTCAGCGCGGTATTTGGCTTGGCGCTGGGCTTCGCCGTGCAGGCCCAGCAGCAACAACAACAGCAGGATCAGCAGAAACAAAAACAGGACGAAGCCGCCCAAGACGTCATCTCGCTTGAAACCAACCAAGTCTTGCTCAACGCGACCGTGACCGATCTTTCGGACAAGTTCGTGCGCGGTCTGCGCCGCCAGCACTTCCGCCTGTTTGAAGACAAGCAGGAACAGCACATCGTGGGCTTCGGCGTCGAAGAAAGCCCCTTCGCCGCCGCGATCCTGCTGGATTGCAGTGGCAGCATGGAACAGAAAATGACCCTGGCGCGCGCCGCCTGCACCAGCTTTGTGGACGGCATCCGCGAAGGTGATCAATTTGCCATTTACAGTTTTGGCGGCACCACGGTGAAGCAAATTCAACCCTTCGGCGAAGTCCGCGACGTATCCGATCTGGTCTGGGATTTACGCGCCAAAGACAACACGCCGATGTATGACGCCATCGTCAAAGCCGCCGATGATTTGCGCGAACGGGCTGAAAAGCGCCGCGCAATCCTGCTGGTTTCGGATGGCGGCGACAGCACCAGCCGCGCCTCGCTCGACGAAGCCGTCCGCCGCGCCGCCGCCGCCAACGTCACCATCTATTGCGTAGACCTCAGCGACCGCGGCGTCTTCCACGTCACCCCGCGCGACAATGGGGCTGAGGTTATGAAAACGCTCGCCGCCAAAACGGGCGGACGCTTTTTCACCACGCCCGCCGGTCGCGAACTGAAAGACGCCTTTGCGCAAACCGTCGAAGAGTTGCGCAACCAATACACCCTCGCCTACGAACCGACCAACGAAAAGAAAGACGGCAAGTGGCGCACGATTGAAGTGCAACTGACTACGCCGCAATACAAAGTCCGCGCCCGCCAAGGCTATTACGCACCGAAAGAGAAGAAATAG
- a CDS encoding response regulator transcription factor, producing the protein MTLLIVEDNEAMRRLLRHLLQDLAEAIYECDNGAAASSAYARHQPDWVLMDLKLPGLDGLAATRQLTTQWPGTRVVIVTEFDEPQFRQRAQEAGAVAYVLKDELQALRPLLLRQSC; encoded by the coding sequence ATGACTCTCTTAATCGTCGAAGACAACGAAGCCATGCGCCGCCTGCTACGCCACTTGCTGCAAGACCTGGCCGAGGCCATTTACGAATGCGACAACGGCGCGGCAGCGTCCTCAGCCTACGCCCGCCATCAGCCCGATTGGGTGCTGATGGATTTGAAACTGCCGGGACTGGACGGCCTCGCGGCGACCCGCCAACTCACGACGCAATGGCCGGGGACGCGCGTCGTGATCGTGACGGAGTTCGACGAGCCCCAGTTTCGGCAGCGGGCGCAAGAGGCGGGGGCCGTCGCGTATGTGCTCAAGGACGAGTTGCAGGCGTTGCGGCCGCTACTTCTACGACAAAGTTGCTGA
- a CDS encoding SBBP repeat-containing protein: MKLTERQRNGLLAGLCLLLIFAYGPETRRARRQPDKPGGARLAQLAQQQPLGFERASGADGFQARGAGYRLGLTENGARLELRAANDGNQQARRAARRATHTQPATVPRAAVLQLELPGAQPHPRLEALDALPGVSNYLLGADARHWQTGVPRYAKVAYRGVYPGVDLVFYGRQQELEYDFVVAPGADPRQIKLRFTGAADIQLDGQGALHLRTLAGEVVQHAPVVYQETINGRTKVPGRYVLNGAREVSFAVGDYDAQRPLVLDPVLSYATFFGNSNGVGNWVAVDPAGNAYVVGTTSATDFLSLNPAQPSAGGGTDTFVTKFNAVGVPVYSTYLGGAGTDSGRSIAVDADGNAYIAGRTTSANFPVVNAFQNARRGTSDGFVAKLNVAGNGLLYSTYLGGSSSDEGFSLAVDTSRNAYVTGDTSSSDFPTTAGAFRTRLGGSFAINAFVTKFNADGRALGYSTYLGGSDFDFGFGIAVDAGGNAWVVGEAESADFPTTPGAVQTRLNGFDDAFITKLNPAGTALVFSTLYGGDDYDVAYGLTTDAAGAVYVAGETGSRDFPTTASAFQRAYGGAIDLFGLKLSATGALVFATYLGGSGSESTGPTGSIAADSLGNSYVMGLTTSTNWPTLNPLQAEIGGGGVYKSATAGNGWSANNNGLLDAAIVALAAAPTNPTTLYAGTFGNLFRSVNGGSSWNTAATGLPDDTIQAIAVDPATPATLYAATLGNGVFKSTNGGDSWSAINQGLTGNLSNVFALAIDRSAPMTLYAGGNGFPNRVFKSTNGGSSWTGLSSGPGFTVNALSIDPATPATIYAGTSSGGIFKSTNGGSSWSAVNTGLTTLIIRAIAIDPATPATLYAATSGGVFKSTNSGNNWIAVNTGLGALDIRALVIDPSAPATLYAGTGGNGVFKSTNGGGSWSASNTGLSALAVRALVLDPLAPATIYAGTNGQDALVAKLSPTGALLFSTYLGGNSTESANSIATDANGNVYVTGSSSSPNFPVTAGALQDGLKSTGSNAFLVKLSEAFACTLACTATAPGTGTAGLPVAFNANVSGCAGATTQVWDFGDGAARVAQSNPAHVYFAPGSYTWTLATLNGGAAACTKTGTVTISGRGVANVSAASFTGDELARESIVAAFGANLATASQAATGTPLPTMLAGTTVRITDSAGLARLAPLFFVAPGQINYLIPADLAPGRATVTVTSGAAEVALGSLPLVGVAPGLFTANADGRGVPAAVALRVRSTGAQSFETVARFDQATNRFVSVPLDLGPEAEQVFLLLFGTGLRGRSALSSVSVKLGPPAGVDGPVSFAGAQGDLAGLDQLNVGPLPRSLAGRGEVDVVLTIDGKAANTVRVSFK; this comes from the coding sequence ATGAAATTGACGGAACGGCAACGGAACGGCCTGCTCGCGGGCCTTTGTTTACTGCTCATTTTTGCCTATGGGCCAGAGACGCGGCGCGCGCGGCGGCAACCCGACAAACCCGGTGGCGCGCGGCTGGCGCAGTTGGCTCAGCAACAACCGCTCGGTTTTGAACGCGCGTCCGGGGCGGACGGCTTCCAGGCGCGCGGCGCGGGCTACCGGCTTGGGCTGACGGAAAACGGCGCGCGCCTGGAATTGCGCGCGGCCAACGACGGCAACCAGCAGGCGCGACGCGCGGCCCGCCGTGCCACGCACACGCAACCGGCCACGGTTCCCCGCGCGGCGGTCTTGCAATTGGAGCTGCCCGGCGCGCAACCGCACCCACGGCTCGAAGCGTTGGACGCCTTGCCCGGCGTGAGCAACTACCTGCTGGGCGCGGACGCGCGGCATTGGCAAACGGGCGTGCCGCGCTACGCTAAGGTCGCTTATCGCGGCGTCTACCCAGGCGTTGATCTGGTCTTTTACGGGCGGCAGCAGGAATTGGAATACGACTTCGTGGTCGCGCCCGGCGCCGACCCGCGCCAAATCAAGCTGCGCTTTACCGGCGCGGCAGACATCCAACTCGATGGGCAGGGCGCGTTGCACCTGCGCACACTGGCAGGCGAGGTCGTCCAACACGCGCCGGTTGTTTACCAGGAAACAATCAACGGACGAACGAAGGTGCCGGGGCGTTATGTATTGAATGGCGCGCGCGAAGTGAGCTTTGCGGTGGGCGACTATGACGCGCAACGGCCGCTCGTGCTTGATCCGGTCTTGAGCTACGCGACTTTTTTCGGCAATAGCAACGGCGTGGGCAACTGGGTCGCGGTGGATCCGGCGGGCAATGCTTATGTCGTCGGAACAACGAGCGCCACGGATTTCCTGTCGCTCAATCCGGCGCAACCCTCGGCGGGCGGCGGCACCGATACTTTCGTGACGAAGTTCAATGCGGTGGGTGTGCCGGTTTATTCGACCTATCTGGGTGGCGCGGGAACTGATTCGGGCCGTAGCATTGCGGTGGATGCGGACGGCAACGCTTACATTGCAGGAAGAACGACCTCGGCGAATTTTCCTGTCGTGAATGCTTTTCAGAACGCGCGACGCGGCACGAGTGACGGCTTTGTGGCGAAGTTGAATGTGGCGGGCAATGGCTTGCTTTATTCGACCTATCTTGGCGGCAGCAGTTCGGACGAGGGGTTTTCCCTCGCTGTGGACACGTCGCGTAATGCCTACGTAACGGGGGATACCAGTTCGAGCGACTTCCCCACGACGGCGGGTGCGTTCCGCACGCGGCTCGGCGGCAGTTTTGCCATTAACGCTTTCGTTACTAAATTCAATGCTGACGGACGCGCGCTCGGTTACTCAACCTATCTCGGTGGCAGTGACTTCGATTTTGGTTTCGGCATAGCGGTGGATGCAGGCGGCAACGCTTGGGTCGTAGGCGAGGCTGAATCGGCGGATTTCCCGACGACGCCGGGCGCAGTGCAAACACGCTTGAACGGGTTTGATGACGCCTTCATCACCAAGCTGAATCCGGCGGGAACGGCGCTGGTGTTCTCTACTCTCTATGGTGGGGATGACTATGACGTCGCTTATGGTTTGACCACGGACGCTGCCGGCGCAGTCTATGTGGCAGGCGAGACTGGTTCGCGCGACTTCCCGACGACAGCCAGCGCCTTTCAGCGCGCTTATGGCGGCGCGATTGATCTCTTTGGCCTCAAGTTGAGTGCAACTGGAGCGCTGGTCTTTGCTACGTACCTGGGCGGCAGCGGCAGCGAAAGCACCGGCCCCACCGGCAGCATCGCCGCTGACAGCCTGGGCAACAGCTATGTCATGGGGCTGACGACCTCGACCAATTGGCCCACGCTGAATCCGTTGCAAGCTGAAATTGGCGGCGGCGGTGTGTACAAAAGCGCGACTGCCGGGAATGGCTGGAGTGCCAACAACAACGGCCTGCTCGACGCCGCCATTGTCGCGCTCGCGGCAGCTCCGACCAACCCAACTACACTCTATGCGGGCACTTTCGGCAACTTGTTCAGGAGTGTCAATGGCGGCAGTAGTTGGAACACTGCCGCGACTGGTTTGCCAGACGACACCATCCAAGCCATCGCGGTTGATCCCGCCACGCCGGCCACGCTTTACGCCGCAACCCTCGGCAACGGCGTCTTCAAAAGCACGAATGGTGGCGACAGTTGGAGCGCGATCAACCAGGGGTTGACTGGTAACCTCTCCAATGTCTTCGCCCTGGCGATTGATCGTAGCGCGCCAATGACGCTCTATGCGGGCGGCAACGGGTTTCCCAACCGGGTTTTCAAGAGCACCAATGGCGGGAGCAGTTGGACGGGCTTGAGCAGCGGCCCCGGTTTTACCGTCAACGCACTGTCCATTGACCCGGCCACGCCCGCGACCATTTATGCCGGGACGAGCAGCGGCGGCATTTTCAAAAGCACCAATGGCGGGAGCAGTTGGAGCGCAGTCAACACGGGGTTGACGACGCTCATCATTCGCGCCATCGCGATTGATCCTGCCACACCGGCAACGCTTTACGCGGCGACATCGGGCGGCGTCTTCAAAAGCACGAACAGCGGCAACAATTGGATTGCGGTAAACACGGGGCTGGGCGCGTTAGACATTCGCGCACTGGTCATTGATCCGTCCGCGCCCGCCACGCTCTATGCCGGGACGGGTGGCAACGGCGTTTTCAAAAGCACGAACGGCGGCGGCAGTTGGAGCGCCAGCAACACCGGGTTGTCGGCGTTAGCAGTCCGGGCTTTAGTACTCGATCCACTTGCTCCTGCTACGATCTACGCGGGCACCAATGGTCAGGATGCTTTGGTGGCCAAACTCAGTCCGACTGGCGCGTTGCTCTTCTCAACCTACCTGGGCGGCAACAGCACGGAGTCCGCCAACAGCATTGCGACCGACGCAAATGGCAACGTCTATGTGACAGGGAGCAGCAGTTCTCCCAATTTCCCTGTCACCGCAGGCGCGCTGCAAGACGGACTCAAAAGCACGGGGAGCAACGCCTTCCTCGTCAAACTCAGCGAGGCCTTTGCCTGCACACTCGCCTGCACGGCGACGGCGCCGGGCACGGGCACGGCGGGTTTGCCGGTCGCGTTCAACGCGAATGTTTCCGGCTGTGCGGGCGCGACGACGCAGGTGTGGGACTTCGGCGACGGCGCGGCGCGCGTGGCACAGAGCAATCCGGCGCACGTCTATTTCGCGCCAGGCAGTTATACCTGGACGCTCGCGACGTTGAATGGCGGCGCGGCGGCTTGCACAAAAACCGGCACGGTGACGATCAGCGGGCGCGGAGTGGCGAATGTCTCCGCCGCAAGTTTTACGGGTGATGAATTGGCGCGCGAATCCATCGTGGCGGCGTTTGGCGCAAATTTGGCGACGGCCAGCCAAGCCGCCACCGGCACGCCGCTGCCCACTATGCTGGCGGGCACCACGGTCAGAATCACGGACAGTGCGGGCCTGGCACGTCTGGCGCCGCTTTTCTTTGTCGCGCCCGGCCAGATCAATTACCTCATTCCGGCTGACCTTGCACCGGGCCGCGCGACCGTCACCGTCACGAGCGGCGCGGCGGAGGTTGCGCTGGGCAGTTTGCCGCTGGTGGGTGTCGCGCCGGGCTTATTCACCGCCAACGCCGATGGCCGTGGTGTGCCCGCCGCGGTGGCTTTACGCGTTCGCAGCACGGGTGCGCAGAGCTTTGAAACAGTAGCGCGCTTCGATCAAGCCACGAACCGCTTCGTCAGCGTCCCGCTCGATCTTGGCCCCGAAGCCGAGCAAGTGTTTTTGCTCCTCTTCGGCACGGGCTTACGCGGGCGCAGTGCGTTGAGCAGCGTCAGTGTCAAGCTTGGCCCGCCCGCCGGCGTGGACGGCCCCGTTTCGTTTGCTGGCGCGCAGGGCGATTTGGCCGGACTCGATCAACTCAACGTCGGGCCGTTGCCGCGCAGTTTGGCGGGCCGCGGTGAAGTGGATGTGGTGTTGACGATAGATGGCAAAGCGGCCAATACCGTGCGCGTCAGCTTCAAGTGA
- a CDS encoding TatA/E family twin arginine-targeting protein translocase has protein sequence MGLGMPEVVLILVIALIVFGPRKLPELGKSLGQAMSQFRKASDEFKRTWEQEVELEKVRKSDTVSSHDGYGYDSQHHGDAAYGTDPDFNYGGDSSTSASPAAEPAPAALPEAPATVAAAAATEKKAEPHWI, from the coding sequence ATGGGCTTAGGAATGCCGGAAGTAGTATTGATCCTGGTAATTGCGCTGATCGTTTTCGGCCCGCGCAAATTGCCCGAGTTGGGCAAGTCGCTGGGACAAGCGATGAGCCAGTTCCGCAAAGCGTCGGACGAGTTCAAGCGCACTTGGGAACAAGAGGTCGAGTTGGAAAAGGTGCGCAAGAGCGACACCGTTTCATCCCACGATGGCTATGGTTACGACAGCCAGCACCACGGCGATGCGGCCTACGGGACTGATCCGGATTTCAATTATGGAGGCGACTCGTCAACCAGTGCGTCGCCTGCCGCCGAACCCGCGCCCGCCGCCTTGCCGGAAGCGCCTGCGACAGTAGCAGCGGCGGCGGCGACTGAAAAGAAGGCCGAGCCGCATTGGATTTAA
- a CDS encoding sigma-70 family RNA polymerase sigma factor, with the protein MASTGNSGSAEVTQLLLAWRDGDAAALERLVPLVHAELRRIARGFMRKEQAGHTLQTSALVNEAYMRLIDARQVAWQNRAHFFAISASLMRRILVDFARERRARKRGGSAQQVVLDDAMLVGRARGEDVLAVDEALHALAKLDERKSKVVELRFFGGLNEAEIAEALQVSPETVRRDWRLSKAWLLKFLSGGNEGA; encoded by the coding sequence ATGGCTTCGACAGGAAATTCGGGGTCGGCAGAAGTGACGCAACTCTTGCTTGCCTGGCGCGACGGTGATGCCGCCGCACTGGAGCGCTTAGTGCCGCTCGTGCATGCCGAACTGCGCCGCATCGCGCGCGGTTTTATGCGCAAGGAACAGGCCGGGCACACCTTGCAGACTTCGGCGCTGGTCAACGAGGCGTACATGCGGCTGATTGACGCCCGGCAGGTCGCCTGGCAAAACCGCGCGCATTTCTTTGCGATCTCGGCCAGCCTGATGCGCCGCATTCTGGTGGATTTCGCCCGCGAACGGCGCGCCCGCAAACGCGGCGGCAGCGCCCAGCAAGTCGTACTCGACGACGCCATGCTCGTCGGGCGTGCCCGTGGCGAAGATGTGCTGGCCGTGGACGAAGCCCTGCACGCGCTGGCCAAGCTGGATGAACGCAAAAGCAAAGTCGTCGAATTGCGTTTCTTTGGTGGGTTGAATGAGGCCGAGATTGCCGAAGCCTTGCAGGTTTCGCCCGAAACTGTGCGGCGCGACTGGCGGTTGTCGAAAGCCTGGCTGTTAAAGTTTCTGAGTGGGGGGAATGAGGGAGCGTAG
- a CDS encoding response regulator transcription factor: MNPTNDDIHVLIAEDSALVRLGLRQVLTTDPRIKIVAETTDGAAALAQVRALRPHIALLDVKMKPLSGFEVARAIRAEALPSAIIFLTQYDDEQHFNAALDLGVNGYVLKDDAQTEVLHSIHAVAAGQPYITPTLSGFMLKRATRGALTPTERRILQLIADYKTSPQIADELHLAPRTIEHHRENICAKLELKGPHALLRYALEHRDEL; encoded by the coding sequence ATGAACCCCACGAATGACGACATCCACGTCCTGATTGCCGAAGACAGCGCGCTGGTGCGCCTTGGTTTGCGCCAGGTGCTGACCACCGATCCCCGCATCAAGATCGTCGCCGAGACCACCGACGGCGCGGCAGCCCTCGCGCAAGTGCGCGCCCTGCGCCCGCACATCGCCTTGCTGGATGTGAAGATGAAACCGCTCAGCGGCTTTGAAGTCGCGCGCGCCATCCGCGCCGAAGCACTGCCCAGCGCCATCATCTTTCTCACGCAATACGACGACGAACAGCATTTCAACGCCGCCCTCGATCTCGGCGTCAACGGCTACGTGCTCAAAGACGACGCCCAAACCGAAGTGCTGCACAGCATCCACGCCGTTGCCGCCGGTCAACCCTACATCACGCCCACGCTCTCCGGCTTCATGCTCAAACGCGCCACGCGCGGCGCACTCACGCCCACCGAACGCCGTATCCTGCAATTGATCGCCGACTACAAAACCAGCCCGCAAATCGCGGACGAACTTCACCTCGCCCCACGCACCATCGAACACCACCGCGAAAACATCTGCGCCAAACTCGAACTCAAAGGCCCGCATGCCCTGTTGCGGTACGCGCTCGAACACCGCGATGAGTTGTAA
- a CDS encoding Dabb family protein: protein MIKHIVIFRFKAEVSDDDRQAFRAMLDALPSKISQIVEFQTGFDLVRSPRAFDLGLVASYHNLDDLAIYANHEHHLPVVERSKEICEQVASVDYEY from the coding sequence GTGATTAAACATATCGTCATTTTCCGTTTCAAAGCCGAAGTCTCTGATGACGACCGGCAAGCCTTCCGCGCCATGCTCGACGCGCTGCCGTCCAAGATTTCCCAAATCGTCGAATTCCAAACTGGCTTCGACTTAGTGCGTTCGCCGCGCGCCTTCGATCTGGGCTTGGTGGCGAGTTATCACAATCTGGACGACCTGGCGATTTACGCCAACCACGAACACCACCTGCCCGTAGTCGAACGCTCGAAAGAGATTTGTGAACAGGTGGCATCGGTGGATTACGAGTATTAG